A single window of Candidatus Rhabdochlamydia oedothoracis DNA harbors:
- a CDS encoding glycosyltransferase family 4 protein gives MKIVHTESSMGWGGQEMRILAEAEGMRQKGHTVFFALSSGSELAKRARQKGFVVHTFCFKWKALFFTVGKLLLFFKKERVDLINTHSSLDAWIAGIAAKLSKKPVIRTRHLSTPIRGGVNGFILYNKLADFVVSTSSAVLLLLQEKADLSPSRMQCIATGVNPKIADAVQDTLIFRKELGLSPTDILVGTACVLRSWKGIPDLLKAADLLKNHQQIKWILIGGGYLERYLVMIREMKLENVICVGHLESPYTAISALDIFMLLSVAHEGISQATLQAAFFKRPLITTSVGGLPEVCIHGSTGLRVPSSDPEAVAQAVLKMAEDRLLRERLGENAKMLVEQKYTITHTLDQMEAVYQKLL, from the coding sequence ATGAAAATCGTTCATACAGAAAGTTCCATGGGCTGGGGTGGACAGGAGATGAGAATTCTAGCAGAAGCAGAAGGAATGAGACAAAAAGGTCATACAGTATTCTTTGCACTCTCTTCTGGTAGTGAATTAGCAAAGCGCGCTAGGCAGAAAGGGTTTGTGGTTCATACATTTTGTTTTAAATGGAAAGCTCTCTTTTTTACCGTGGGAAAGTTGTTGTTGTTTTTTAAAAAAGAGAGGGTTGATTTGATCAATACGCATTCCTCTTTGGATGCTTGGATAGCGGGGATTGCTGCAAAACTGTCCAAAAAGCCCGTTATTCGAACACGCCATCTATCCACTCCTATCCGAGGGGGGGTAAATGGGTTTATTCTTTATAATAAGCTTGCTGATTTTGTGGTTTCTACTTCTTCTGCGGTGTTGCTTTTGCTGCAAGAAAAAGCTGATTTAAGTCCTTCTCGTATGCAGTGCATTGCAACAGGAGTGAATCCAAAAATTGCTGATGCTGTGCAAGATACTCTTATTTTTCGTAAGGAACTAGGTTTAAGTCCTACAGATATTTTAGTGGGGACAGCTTGTGTGTTGCGTTCTTGGAAAGGGATTCCCGATTTATTAAAAGCAGCTGATTTATTAAAGAATCATCAACAGATCAAATGGATTTTAATCGGAGGTGGGTATTTAGAGAGGTATCTGGTGATGATTCGTGAGATGAAATTAGAAAATGTGATTTGCGTAGGCCATTTAGAATCGCCTTATACAGCCATTAGCGCTTTAGATATTTTCATGCTTTTAAGCGTGGCTCACGAGGGGATCTCTCAAGCCACATTGCAAGCAGCTTTTTTTAAACGGCCCCTGATTACAACTAGTGTAGGTGGCTTGCCAGAGGTATGTATTCACGGAAGTACCGGTCTTAGAGTTCCTTCTTCTGATCCAGAAGCAGTAGCTCAAGCTGTGCTAAAAATGGCAGAAGATCGTCTTTTAAGAGAGCGCTTAGGGGAAAATGCAAAGATGTTAGTAGAACAAAAATATACGATTACCCATACTTTAGATCAAATGGAAGCTGTTTATCAAAAGCTTCTTTGA
- a CDS encoding type II secretion system F family protein → MPLFRYRAITTKGKEIKGAIDADCLETAKEKLRKQQLLITSLTHLQNKQKELVLPPTLLLIFTKELSQLLKAGLPLYESLLTMEEKYARHKAHSLFLDLCHRLKEGYPLSESLKKYPHTFDTIYISMVHIAEQSGNLVSTFEQLVQIIAHQQMVRKQLKSALTYPGVLFCFSFLIVLGLLLFVIPSMKELFQDRTLHPVTAFVLGLSNQLNQHIWTFFLSMIILCTATLLALKKFFKELIYPILIQLPYVSTLLFHNTLLRLSRTMAMLLSAGVPLIESIALVKKIVRHPSLEKVLIDAQQKLAQGKKLSWICNEHPIMPALMTRMLSIAEETGKMEEAFFHLSKIYEEELEKHLAQISAFLQPIMLIALGAIIGLVVLSILIPLTDVGSFN, encoded by the coding sequence ATGCCTTTATTTCGTTATCGTGCAATTACCACTAAGGGTAAAGAGATTAAAGGCGCTATCGATGCGGATTGTTTGGAAACGGCTAAAGAAAAACTGCGCAAGCAACAACTTTTGATTACCTCTTTAACGCATCTACAAAACAAACAAAAAGAGCTGGTTTTACCTCCAACTCTTCTACTTATCTTTACAAAAGAGCTTTCTCAATTACTTAAGGCAGGTCTTCCCTTGTATGAGAGCTTGTTGACCATGGAAGAAAAATACGCACGTCACAAGGCGCATTCTCTATTTTTAGACCTTTGCCATCGTTTGAAAGAAGGCTATCCTCTTTCAGAGTCTTTAAAAAAGTATCCTCATACTTTTGATACCATCTATATTTCCATGGTGCATATTGCAGAGCAAAGTGGGAATTTGGTTTCTACTTTTGAGCAGCTTGTCCAAATTATTGCCCATCAACAGATGGTAAGAAAACAATTAAAATCTGCACTAACTTATCCAGGTGTTCTTTTTTGTTTTTCTTTTCTCATTGTTCTAGGATTACTGCTATTTGTGATTCCTTCCATGAAAGAGCTATTTCAAGATCGAACTTTGCATCCTGTTACTGCCTTTGTGCTTGGTTTGAGTAATCAACTCAATCAACATATTTGGACCTTTTTTTTATCCATGATCATCCTTTGCACAGCAACTTTACTCGCTCTAAAGAAATTTTTTAAAGAGCTTATTTATCCTATTTTGATCCAGTTGCCCTATGTAAGCACGCTTCTTTTTCATAATACCCTTTTGCGCTTATCGCGTACTATGGCTATGTTGCTCAGTGCTGGGGTGCCATTGATTGAATCGATTGCTTTGGTCAAAAAAATAGTTAGACATCCTTCGCTTGAAAAAGTGTTAATCGATGCGCAGCAAAAGCTTGCGCAAGGCAAAAAACTTTCGTGGATCTGTAATGAACATCCTATTATGCCCGCTTTAATGACAAGAATGCTCTCTATTGCAGAAGAGACGGGAAAAATGGAGGAGGCTTTTTTTCATCTTTCTAAAATTTATGAAGAAGAATTAGAGAAACACCTTGCACAGATCTCAGCTTTTTTGCAACCTATCATGTTGATTGCTTTAGGAGCAATCATCGGTCTTGTGGTCTTATCTATTCTTATTCCACTAACCGATGTGGGCTCTTTTAATTAG
- a CDS encoding type II secretion system protein GspD — MKNVLLYFCLATITLSGQTLSDKLLQKENSSSAKTDVLLKEINERIYLLRSQLQEGYHQVQTLYDTKANEERFQALLAEVNTMKQKIQAQEKQWREIVIKESKQEEEGYALWDQEETTLAHLIMEYGALDYLYIVPPEMANMKLNMHSNVPIPRESWNDVLEIILSHNGIGIKNINPYARQLYLLKQEPACIERIASSLEQLLLTPEHSRVFYVFSPPIEHIKSIKQFFEKFSDPKQTFIYQIGPKIGIVSNREEVQKILHLYQSVWGQMQGRVSRVIPVLKMSVKEMEKILQSFFSESIEKTRTPLNKNEQEGLTIFSLLQGNSLVAIGRKEAVDKAERVVRETEDQLQNPAEMTVYLYPCRHSSPNDLAQVLEKVYTSLLAASSDTKKEAELNYSAPGSPFKRPPDGYPPVPPLVVAPKPIHSNTLSTVGIDYGSDHFIPDPKTGTLLMVVRRDALGKIKNLIRNLDIPKKMVQIEVLLFEKQLNCENSLGINLLKLGTKNVLKWSSNVAPSGSGVLEFLLHNNSSKHFPAYDLAYSFLMSQDDIQLNAAPSIITVNQTPATISIVEEISINNGAAPLDTNKGTAFEKSFSRAQYGIVITLVPTIHLPSIDEVNMEETGFVTLKTNVTFDTTRHDEHKDRPLVNRRHIENEVCIADGQTIILGGLRRKASQDKEEKIPFLGDIPGLGKLFGATKLRSNDTEMFIFITPKIILDAKEQLQQILYEELQKRPGDQPEFLDCLVEAQEKARYKKIKNGLSCLIEK, encoded by the coding sequence ATGAAGAACGTTCTTCTCTATTTCTGTCTAGCGACCATTACCCTTTCAGGACAGACCTTATCCGATAAGTTATTACAAAAAGAGAATTCATCCTCTGCTAAAACAGATGTTTTATTAAAAGAGATCAATGAGCGGATTTATCTCTTAAGGTCTCAATTACAAGAGGGATACCACCAGGTGCAAACTCTATATGATACTAAGGCTAATGAAGAACGGTTTCAGGCTCTTTTAGCTGAAGTGAATACGATGAAACAAAAAATCCAGGCACAAGAAAAACAATGGCGAGAAATCGTCATTAAAGAATCTAAGCAAGAGGAAGAAGGATACGCTCTTTGGGATCAAGAAGAAACCACTCTTGCGCATTTAATTATGGAGTATGGTGCATTGGATTACCTCTATATCGTGCCTCCAGAAATGGCAAATATGAAGTTAAATATGCACTCTAATGTCCCTATTCCAAGAGAATCTTGGAATGATGTGTTAGAGATTATTCTCTCTCATAACGGGATTGGAATTAAGAATATAAATCCCTATGCTAGGCAGCTCTATTTACTCAAGCAAGAACCAGCTTGCATTGAAAGGATTGCCTCCTCTTTAGAACAACTGCTCTTAACACCAGAGCACAGCCGCGTTTTTTATGTCTTTTCCCCCCCCATTGAACACATAAAAAGCATTAAGCAGTTTTTTGAAAAGTTCTCTGATCCTAAACAAACCTTTATTTATCAAATCGGTCCCAAGATCGGCATTGTGTCTAACCGAGAAGAGGTACAAAAGATCCTACACTTATATCAGAGCGTATGGGGACAGATGCAAGGGAGGGTTTCTCGTGTGATTCCTGTGCTTAAAATGTCGGTTAAAGAAATGGAAAAGATTCTGCAATCTTTTTTTAGCGAGTCTATCGAGAAAACCCGGACTCCTTTGAATAAGAATGAACAAGAAGGGCTTACCATTTTCTCTCTTTTGCAAGGCAATTCTCTGGTGGCTATTGGTAGGAAAGAGGCAGTGGATAAAGCAGAGCGTGTTGTGCGCGAAACAGAAGATCAGTTACAAAACCCTGCTGAAATGACTGTTTATTTATATCCCTGTCGTCATAGCAGTCCCAATGATTTAGCTCAGGTGTTAGAAAAGGTTTATACCTCTCTTCTAGCTGCTTCGTCTGATACTAAAAAAGAAGCAGAGTTAAATTACTCAGCTCCTGGATCTCCTTTTAAAAGGCCTCCCGATGGATACCCTCCTGTCCCTCCTCTTGTAGTGGCGCCAAAACCGATTCATTCCAACACATTATCGACGGTTGGGATCGATTATGGTAGTGATCATTTTATTCCAGATCCTAAAACAGGAACTCTGTTGATGGTTGTTCGCCGTGATGCCTTAGGAAAAATCAAAAATCTCATACGCAATTTGGATATTCCCAAAAAAATGGTGCAAATTGAAGTGCTATTGTTCGAGAAACAACTCAATTGTGAAAATAGTCTAGGGATAAACCTGTTGAAGTTAGGGACAAAAAATGTCTTGAAATGGAGCTCTAATGTAGCACCAAGCGGATCAGGAGTATTGGAGTTTCTTCTGCACAATAACTCCTCTAAACATTTTCCAGCCTATGATTTAGCATATAGTTTCTTAATGTCACAAGACGATATTCAACTCAATGCAGCGCCTTCTATTATCACTGTAAATCAAACCCCCGCTACCATTTCCATTGTAGAGGAGATTTCGATTAATAATGGAGCAGCTCCTTTAGATACTAATAAGGGGACTGCGTTTGAAAAATCTTTTTCCAGGGCTCAATATGGAATTGTCATTACTCTTGTTCCCACCATCCATCTACCTTCTATAGATGAAGTAAACATGGAGGAAACCGGATTTGTTACTTTAAAGACCAATGTTACCTTTGATACAACAAGGCATGATGAACATAAAGATCGTCCTTTGGTGAATAGACGGCATATTGAAAACGAGGTATGTATTGCAGATGGGCAAACAATTATCTTAGGGGGACTGCGACGAAAAGCTTCTCAAGATAAAGAAGAAAAGATTCCTTTTCTAGGAGATATACCCGGTTTAGGGAAATTATTTGGAGCGACTAAGCTTAGAAGCAACGATACAGAGATGTTTATTTTCATCACGCCAAAAATTATTTTAGATGCTAAGGAGCAATTGCAACAAATTTTATATGAAGAGCTTCAAAAAAGACCGGGAGATCAACCTGAGTTTTTGGACTGTTTAGTAGAAGCACAGGAAAAAGCTCGATATAAAAAGATCAAAAATGGGCTTAGTTGCCTTATAGAGAAATAA
- a CDS encoding aromatic amino acid transaminase: protein MGVFDQVTLLLPDSIFQLNTSYQADIRKNKVDLGVGVYKNENLLAEILPSVEKAQKYLLKNEKTKTYLPIEGDPLFLKAVGQLVFGANFFSAHQERLVAVQAIGGTGALKLAGIFLKQELSSKVYVSNPTWPNHQGIFRNCGLQVYSYPYYDKSNRCIEFEKLMQFLSLIEEKSILVLHACCHNPTGMDLTPAQSKILLKVCQDKKIIPLFDCAYLGLGESIQKDRAMIRLFAEEGMEMLVAFSCSKNFGLYAERVGALWILVESCSVKENVISQLKKIIRTNYSNPPKYGAQIVTHILSSNLKKEWELELFSMRKRMNQMRHSLCAYLKKHLFLKQGLGMFGLSGLNHSQVKQLQEEYAIYMTANGRMNFCGLNAGNVKYVAQSLLDVICEE, encoded by the coding sequence ATGGGGGTATTTGACCAAGTAACACTATTACTACCCGACTCTATTTTTCAGTTAAATACTAGCTATCAAGCAGATATACGTAAAAATAAAGTAGACTTAGGAGTAGGGGTTTATAAAAATGAAAATTTGCTTGCAGAGATTTTGCCAAGTGTTGAAAAAGCACAAAAATATTTATTGAAGAATGAAAAAACAAAGACCTATCTTCCGATTGAAGGAGATCCTCTTTTTCTTAAGGCAGTTGGACAATTGGTATTTGGCGCTAATTTTTTTTCTGCTCATCAAGAGAGATTAGTTGCTGTGCAAGCAATTGGAGGAACAGGAGCTCTAAAGTTAGCAGGTATTTTCTTAAAACAAGAACTCTCTTCTAAGGTTTATGTTTCTAATCCTACTTGGCCCAATCATCAAGGGATCTTTAGGAATTGTGGTTTACAGGTCTATTCATATCCTTATTATGACAAATCTAACCGTTGCATAGAGTTTGAAAAACTCATGCAATTTCTCTCTCTTATTGAAGAAAAAAGTATCTTGGTGCTACACGCGTGCTGTCATAATCCAACAGGGATGGATCTAACCCCCGCCCAATCCAAGATCTTGCTTAAGGTATGTCAAGATAAGAAAATCATCCCTTTGTTCGACTGTGCCTATCTAGGATTAGGAGAATCTATACAAAAAGATCGTGCAATGATTAGACTGTTTGCAGAAGAAGGAATGGAAATGCTTGTTGCTTTTTCCTGTTCTAAAAATTTTGGTCTCTATGCAGAAAGAGTAGGAGCTCTATGGATTCTTGTTGAAAGTTGTTCTGTAAAAGAAAACGTCATCAGTCAGTTAAAAAAGATTATACGCACAAACTACTCTAATCCTCCTAAGTATGGAGCGCAAATTGTAACACATATCTTAAGTAGCAATTTAAAAAAAGAGTGGGAATTAGAGCTTTTTTCTATGCGTAAAAGAATGAATCAAATGCGCCATTCTCTATGTGCTTATTTAAAAAAACATCTATTTTTAAAACAAGGGTTAGGAATGTTTGGATTAAGCGGACTGAATCACTCCCAAGTTAAACAATTACAAGAAGAATATGCGATCTATATGACAGCAAATGGTAGAATGAATTTCTGTGGTTTAAATGCAGGTAATGTAAAATATGTAGCACAATCTTTATTAGATGTTATATGCGAAGAATAA
- the gspE gene encoding type II secretion system ATPase GspE: MAMLTGFLAKLSGLFTQREPPVSLVKARSYMGNVEEKAKELEIAFYADLLDFFCIKNKISPLSYSFIRKNQLVILEEQRGKWLIAMLNPFDLEALEQVRFITQKDTQVVFTTQVAFEKAIEQLFHQKENEASEYIASLQQNQESCLEDQQEGYDLLESVSEVPVIHLLNVILAEAVQQDSSDIHFEPTEQGLEVRYRLDGVLHMRHTPPLELQTQLITRIKVLARLDIAEHRLPQDGRIKLHMGQRQIDFRVSTVPVAFGERIVLRILDKNNVSLGLDKIGMDPVLLSAFNKLIRLSEGIVLVTGPTGSGKTTTLYSALSEINSSEMNIMTIEDPVEYKLPGMAQIGVNPRIHLNFATGLRHILRQDPDVIMIGEIRDKETAEIAIQSALTGHLVFSTLHTNDAPSALTRLVDMGIEPYLLSSSVLGVLAQRLVRRVCPHCSVLYQPFDQELKEIGLSKSEVKEGLYRGAGCEVCYGSGFKGRHAIYELMYVDHLVRQQLLLSADATTLQKVALAQGMSSLRQQGAVLVQKGITTTSEVLRVTKILELG, from the coding sequence ATGGCAATGCTAACGGGGTTTTTAGCAAAATTATCAGGTTTGTTTACGCAAAGAGAGCCTCCTGTTTCTTTAGTAAAAGCGCGTTCCTATATGGGGAATGTGGAAGAAAAAGCTAAAGAATTAGAAATTGCTTTCTATGCAGATCTTTTAGATTTTTTTTGTATAAAAAATAAAATTTCTCCCCTTTCCTACTCCTTTATTCGTAAAAATCAGCTGGTAATATTAGAAGAGCAGAGGGGAAAGTGGCTTATTGCCATGCTCAATCCTTTTGATTTAGAAGCTTTAGAACAGGTCCGATTTATTACGCAAAAAGATACGCAGGTGGTTTTTACAACTCAAGTGGCTTTTGAAAAAGCAATCGAGCAGCTCTTTCATCAAAAGGAGAATGAAGCGTCGGAATATATTGCAAGCCTACAACAAAATCAAGAGAGTTGTTTAGAAGATCAGCAAGAAGGCTATGATTTATTAGAGAGCGTGAGTGAAGTTCCTGTGATTCATCTTTTAAATGTCATTTTAGCAGAAGCTGTACAACAGGACTCCTCGGATATCCATTTTGAGCCGACAGAACAAGGGTTAGAGGTGCGCTATAGATTAGATGGTGTATTGCATATGCGTCATACTCCTCCTTTAGAGCTACAAACCCAACTCATTACGCGAATTAAAGTATTAGCTCGGCTAGATATTGCAGAACACAGACTGCCTCAAGATGGAAGAATTAAGCTGCATATGGGACAAAGACAGATCGATTTTCGGGTAAGCACCGTGCCCGTTGCTTTTGGAGAGAGGATTGTACTGCGTATTTTAGATAAAAATAATGTATCTCTTGGGTTAGATAAGATTGGTATGGATCCTGTTCTGCTGAGTGCATTTAATAAATTGATTCGTTTAAGCGAAGGGATTGTGCTAGTCACGGGACCAACTGGTAGTGGAAAGACAACCACTTTATACAGTGCTCTATCAGAAATTAATTCTTCTGAAATGAATATCATGACTATTGAAGACCCTGTTGAGTACAAACTTCCCGGTATGGCCCAAATTGGAGTCAATCCTAGGATTCATCTCAACTTTGCCACAGGATTAAGGCACATTCTCAGACAAGACCCCGATGTCATTATGATTGGTGAGATCCGTGATAAAGAAACCGCAGAGATCGCTATTCAATCCGCATTAACCGGGCATTTGGTTTTTAGCACGTTGCATACCAATGATGCGCCTTCAGCATTAACTCGTTTAGTGGATATGGGAATTGAACCTTATCTGCTTTCTTCTTCTGTATTAGGGGTATTAGCTCAGCGTCTTGTACGAAGAGTTTGTCCTCACTGTAGTGTTCTGTATCAACCCTTTGATCAAGAGCTCAAAGAGATAGGCCTTAGCAAAAGCGAAGTAAAGGAGGGTCTTTATCGAGGAGCTGGCTGTGAGGTATGTTATGGTTCTGGTTTTAAAGGAAGACATGCTATTTATGAGTTGATGTATGTAGATCACTTGGTTAGACAACAATTACTTCTCTCTGCAGATGCAACTACGTTACAAAAGGTGGCTTTGGCTCAAGGAATGAGTAGTTTACGACAGCAAGGAGCTGTTTTGGTCCAAAAAGGGATTACCACTACTTCTGAAGTATTGAGGGTAACTAAGATTTTGGAGTTAGGTTAG
- a CDS encoding transposase produces the protein MVANYLNTSRVEIKFLPPYSPDLNLIERLWRFMNKKVRNNRYYEKFLDFKTAIYAFFENIPKYREELQQ, from the coding sequence ATCGTCGCAAATTACCTAAACACATCCAGAGTAGAAATCAAATTCTTGCCTCCTTATTCTCCCGATCTCAATCTAATTGAACGCCTTTGGCGATTCATGAATAAAAAAGTTCGCAATAATCGATATTATGAAAAATTCTTAGATTTCAAGACGGCAATTTATGCCTTTTTTGAAAATATTCCTAAATATCGGGAAGAACTGCAGCAATAA
- a CDS encoding rod shape-determining protein MreC: MSSVAKQELETLRQENYLLHLQVDHIREWLLSEDRINEQIDLLKSMNSASSEEKEKLFLRRRREEIMKILQLKSKAIPAKVIFREPGSWSNYVWINVGEADNKNLQEGVIAKNSPVIIGNSVVGVVDLIHKTQSRVRLITDNRLTIAVRAVRGKQQDHFLLEQLNALLFSLEKNQNSSCSQEVQEAISALARLKAQFIPVNQNIYLAKGELQGTGRPLWRSCGSFLKGTGFNYDFSDQEGFARDLRSGLTYEKGSRLPSIALLNVGDLLITTGLDGVFPAGLYAGIVSRVDILQEGQCFYHLEAIATAGSFDELNFVCVLPALK; this comes from the coding sequence ATGTCATCTGTTGCGAAACAAGAATTAGAAACGCTCAGACAAGAGAATTACTTACTTCATTTGCAAGTTGATCATATTCGGGAATGGCTTTTATCAGAAGATCGCATAAACGAACAAATAGATTTGCTCAAATCTATGAACAGCGCAAGTTCTGAAGAAAAGGAAAAATTGTTTTTGCGTCGTCGCCGCGAAGAAATTATGAAGATTTTACAGCTAAAATCTAAAGCAATTCCTGCTAAGGTCATCTTTCGTGAACCTGGAAGTTGGAGCAACTATGTTTGGATAAATGTAGGAGAAGCCGATAATAAAAATTTACAGGAGGGGGTGATTGCTAAAAACAGCCCTGTTATAATCGGTAATTCTGTGGTAGGAGTGGTTGATCTCATCCATAAAACACAAAGCCGCGTACGCTTAATTACCGATAATCGTCTTACCATTGCAGTAAGAGCTGTTAGAGGAAAACAACAGGACCATTTTTTACTCGAACAACTCAATGCATTGCTATTTTCCTTGGAAAAAAATCAAAATAGCTCTTGCTCTCAAGAGGTACAGGAAGCAATTTCAGCTCTTGCTCGGCTCAAAGCTCAATTCATTCCTGTGAATCAAAATATCTATTTGGCCAAAGGTGAATTACAGGGAACAGGGCGCCCTTTGTGGCGCTCCTGTGGATCTTTCCTAAAAGGAACAGGTTTTAACTATGACTTTTCAGATCAAGAAGGATTTGCTCGAGATTTACGCTCTGGTCTTACCTATGAAAAAGGTTCTAGGCTGCCCTCTATTGCTTTATTAAATGTGGGAGATCTTTTAATCACAACAGGATTAGACGGTGTTTTTCCTGCAGGACTGTATGCTGGAATTGTTTCCAGAGTAGATATTCTACAAGAGGGTCAATGTTTTTATCATTTAGAAGCTATAGCAACCGCTGGAAGTTTTGATGAGCTCAATTTTGTATGCGTTCTTCCTGCCTTGAAATAG
- a CDS encoding CDP-glycerol glycerophosphotransferase family protein: protein MHPSSAGLIYGPETHHLDHLAPLCAILGIPLIVTEKLILKQAQEIYPFTDTLYLDCLELPFFLTKNYRFVFSCFSRIMLKELLFLAELLSKKKIHTIWCPHGNSDKGNIKPYVEALCQENLLLVYGQQMIDFFNRYNLIKPYVTTGNFRYQFYMQHKDWYDTYVTKKILLEQKKTILYAPTWQDYEKSSSFFSAIDLLIEQKPDKYTLLIKPHPNLKLQHLFLVEELEEKCKTITGVYFISDPIPIYPLLKHCDLYIGDRSSIGYDFLYVNRPMFFLNQNDLKEPLSTYLFRCGQTILPQHYPNIYSLIDHEQQELTPIREEVYQYAFASCSCLKQLKKTIFYALDGIKDHQM from the coding sequence ATGCATCCTTCTTCCGCCGGCCTCATTTATGGGCCAGAGACCCATCATCTGGATCATTTAGCTCCTCTATGCGCTATTTTAGGAATTCCTTTAATTGTTACAGAAAAGCTAATCTTAAAACAAGCGCAAGAGATCTACCCATTTACGGATACGCTCTACCTTGATTGTTTAGAACTTCCTTTTTTTCTAACAAAAAATTATCGATTTGTGTTTTCTTGCTTTTCGCGTATTATGCTCAAGGAACTTCTCTTCCTTGCAGAACTGCTTTCTAAAAAAAAGATCCATACCATTTGGTGCCCTCATGGAAACTCTGATAAAGGAAATATAAAGCCTTATGTAGAAGCGCTGTGCCAAGAAAACTTGCTTTTAGTATACGGGCAGCAAATGATTGATTTTTTTAACCGTTACAACCTAATTAAACCCTATGTGACCACAGGTAATTTCCGTTATCAATTCTATATGCAACATAAAGACTGGTATGATACCTATGTGACAAAAAAAATTCTCCTGGAACAGAAAAAAACCATTCTATATGCCCCTACTTGGCAAGACTATGAAAAATCTAGCTCGTTTTTTTCAGCGATTGATCTTTTAATTGAACAAAAACCAGACAAATACACACTACTCATTAAACCTCATCCCAATTTAAAATTACAACATCTTTTTCTTGTAGAAGAGCTAGAGGAAAAATGCAAAACCATCACCGGTGTGTATTTTATTTCAGATCCAATACCCATTTATCCTTTATTAAAGCATTGCGATTTATACATTGGCGATCGCTCTTCTATTGGGTATGATTTTTTATATGTGAACAGACCTATGTTTTTTTTAAATCAGAACGATCTAAAAGAACCTCTAAGCACATATCTTTTTCGCTGTGGTCAAACCATTTTGCCTCAGCACTACCCTAACATTTATTCTTTGATAGATCATGAGCAGCAAGAGCTTACACCCATTAGAGAAGAAGTGTATCAATATGCTTTTGCCTCTTGCTCATGCCTTAAACAGCTAAAAAAAACCATTTTCTATGCATTAGATGGGATTAAAGACCATCAGATGTAA
- a CDS encoding A/G-specific adenine glycosylase, with translation MLQQTRAKVVEGYFERWMILFPNVKALALAPQEEVIKAWEGLGYYNRARNLHLAAKYILKKYKGVIPDKREELEKIKGLGPYTVGALLSFAFHQKAAAVDANVTRVLARYYHVEEDVTKAETKQLIQLKTENLLPEIEPWVCMEALIELGSLVCGKVAKCIKCPIKEGCKTRELKSQHLLPKKPPKKKVELLHRNVIVLMYQDSVLLRKTGSGLMADLYEFPYFEKEKPQEEILLTFLAREAIYQQHLNVVNHTFTHFKATLFPSIWRALRKEMFSNYIWVLTKDLTKFPFSAGHRKIIQQIEGMR, from the coding sequence ATGCTGCAGCAAACAAGGGCCAAAGTTGTGGAAGGGTATTTTGAGCGCTGGATGATTTTATTCCCCAATGTGAAAGCGTTGGCCTTAGCTCCTCAAGAGGAGGTGATTAAAGCCTGGGAAGGATTAGGTTATTACAATCGGGCAAGAAATTTACATTTAGCTGCAAAATATATACTCAAAAAATATAAGGGGGTCATTCCGGATAAGAGAGAGGAATTAGAAAAAATTAAAGGCTTGGGCCCTTATACCGTAGGAGCTCTTTTAAGCTTTGCCTTTCACCAAAAAGCCGCTGCTGTTGATGCTAATGTAACACGTGTGCTTGCACGTTATTATCATGTAGAAGAGGATGTTACGAAGGCAGAGACCAAGCAGCTTATACAACTCAAGACGGAAAACCTTTTACCAGAAATTGAGCCTTGGGTGTGTATGGAGGCTCTGATCGAATTGGGCTCTCTGGTTTGTGGCAAAGTAGCTAAGTGTATAAAATGCCCTATAAAAGAGGGTTGCAAAACAAGAGAATTAAAGAGTCAACATCTCTTGCCTAAGAAACCTCCTAAAAAAAAGGTCGAGCTTCTACATCGCAATGTAATTGTACTCATGTATCAGGATAGTGTTTTATTAAGAAAGACAGGATCTGGTTTGATGGCTGATTTATATGAGTTTCCCTATTTTGAAAAAGAAAAACCGCAGGAAGAGATCTTGCTTACATTTCTTGCTAGAGAAGCCATTTACCAACAACACTTAAACGTTGTAAATCATACTTTTACCCATTTCAAAGCAACTTTGTTTCCTTCTATTTGGAGGGCTTTGAGAAAAGAGATGTTTAGCAACTACATATGGGTTTTAACAAAAGATCTGACAAAGTTTCCTTTTTCAGCAGGACATAGAAAAATTATCCAACAGATAGAAGGAATGAGATGA